The following proteins are co-located in the Planococcus plakortidis genome:
- a CDS encoding sodium-dependent transporter: protein MERSTWGTRAGFIMAAVGSAVGLGNIWRFPYVAYENGGGAFFIPYLFALLTAGIPILIMEFSIGHRFRGSAPLSFFRMSGKKAEWMGWWAIFVSFVISVYYAVIIAWAMRYTLFSFNQAWGEDTEGFLFNDFLQLTVSPGETGGIVWGIFIPLAIVWIITLGILLAGVKKGIEMANRVFIPALVIIFLIIVIRAVTLDGAMLGLDAFFKPNFEAIMDPTVWVAAYGHIFFSLSIAFAIMITYSSYLPKKSDVTNNAFITGFANSSFELLAGIGVFAVLGFMATQSGVEVADVASAGVGLAFVVFPAIINEFPGLNGLFGFLFFLSLTLAGLTSLMSITETYVAGFTEKFGISRRKAVAFGGGLAALISILFATQGGLFFLDIIDYFINQFGVAALGLVEVIMVVWVLRKTKHLQDHANAISDIRLGGWWKFSLGVITPIVLGYMMFGLLRLNIFQQFETETGNYEGYSNMFTLFGGVAVAAGALLFGILFSLGKWHKNYRYYDEHSEHPVREKE from the coding sequence ATGGAGCGTTCTACATGGGGAACGAGAGCCGGCTTCATCATGGCGGCGGTCGGTTCAGCAGTAGGGTTGGGGAATATTTGGCGATTCCCGTATGTAGCTTATGAAAATGGTGGGGGAGCATTTTTTATACCTTATTTATTCGCATTATTGACTGCCGGTATCCCGATATTGATCATGGAGTTCTCGATCGGTCACCGTTTTCGCGGCTCAGCCCCGCTATCCTTCTTTAGGATGAGCGGCAAGAAGGCTGAATGGATGGGCTGGTGGGCGATTTTTGTATCGTTCGTCATCTCCGTTTATTATGCGGTCATTATTGCGTGGGCAATGCGTTACACTTTATTCTCATTCAATCAGGCGTGGGGAGAGGACACGGAAGGCTTCTTATTCAATGACTTTCTCCAGTTGACTGTATCACCAGGCGAGACAGGGGGGATCGTCTGGGGGATATTCATTCCATTAGCGATCGTATGGATCATCACGCTTGGCATTTTGCTTGCCGGAGTGAAAAAAGGAATTGAAATGGCCAACCGGGTATTTATCCCGGCATTAGTCATTATTTTCCTGATTATTGTCATCCGGGCCGTCACACTTGATGGCGCAATGCTGGGGCTCGATGCGTTCTTCAAGCCTAACTTTGAAGCCATCATGGACCCGACTGTATGGGTTGCGGCCTATGGGCACATTTTCTTCAGTTTATCGATTGCTTTTGCGATTATGATCACTTATTCCAGTTATTTGCCGAAGAAATCCGATGTCACCAACAATGCGTTCATTACCGGGTTTGCGAACTCAAGTTTCGAGCTCCTTGCTGGTATCGGGGTGTTTGCGGTACTTGGTTTCATGGCGACGCAATCAGGCGTAGAAGTGGCAGATGTTGCATCTGCGGGCGTCGGGCTGGCATTCGTTGTGTTCCCGGCGATCATCAATGAATTTCCAGGGCTCAACGGCCTCTTTGGCTTCTTGTTCTTCCTGTCATTGACACTTGCAGGACTCACATCACTCATGTCGATTACAGAGACCTATGTTGCAGGGTTCACCGAGAAGTTCGGTATCTCGCGCCGCAAAGCAGTTGCATTCGGCGGCGGGCTTGCAGCCTTAATTTCGATTCTTTTTGCGACACAGGGCGGCTTGTTTTTCCTGGACATCATCGATTACTTCATCAATCAATTCGGTGTGGCAGCTCTTGGGCTGGTTGAAGTCATCATGGTCGTTTGGGTCTTGCGTAAAACTAAGCATTTGCAGGATCATGCCAATGCAATTTCCGATATCCGGCTTGGCGGCTGGTGGAAGTTCAGCCTCGGTGTCATCACTCCGATCGTTCTCGGATACATGATGTTCGGCTTGCTTCGTTTGAACATCTTCCAGCAATTCGAAACGGAAACCGGGAACTATGAAGGGTATTCCAATATGTTCACATTGTTCGGCGGTGTAGCCGTCGCAGCGGGCGCCCTGCTCTTCGGCATCTTGTTCTCGCTCGGCAAGTGGCATAAAAACTATCGTTATTATGATGAGCATTCCGAGCATCCGGTACGCGAAAAAGAATAA
- a CDS encoding DUF86 domain-containing protein: MYFIDRGKIKKAITYMDALIALYEENGEWNSLKDQLALERLALGAIEAVIDVGNSMIDGFIMRDPGSYEDIIDILVDEKVITEGMDQPLKELVGLRKMLVREFIAVDHSEITRVMDAHLDSLKQFGPKVAHYLEHELGPVSAFIPENNNGKN, from the coding sequence ATGTATTTTATCGACCGTGGAAAAATCAAGAAAGCCATCACATACATGGATGCGCTTATCGCTCTGTATGAAGAGAACGGCGAGTGGAATTCACTGAAAGACCAATTGGCTCTGGAACGCCTTGCTTTGGGGGCGATCGAAGCGGTAATCGACGTCGGAAATTCCATGATCGATGGTTTTATCATGCGCGATCCGGGTAGTTACGAAGACATCATCGATATACTCGTGGATGAAAAAGTGATCACTGAAGGAATGGACCAGCCCTTGAAAGAGCTCGTCGGCCTGCGTAAGATGCTGGTGCGCGAATTCATTGCGGTCGACCACTCAGAGATTACACGGGTAATGGATGCCCATTTGGATAGTTTGAAACAATTCGGGCCGAAAGTGGCCCATTATCTTGAACACGAACTTGGCCCGGTCTCTGCGTTCATCCCGGAGAACAACAATGGAAAAAATTAA
- a CDS encoding YutD family protein, whose translation MITIEKWNYEVIEDHRGGFQEEAIQNRYSDILAKYDYILGDWGYGQLRLKGFFEDSNNKASYDTKISTLQDYLYEYCNFGCSYFVLKKAGKAPEPEVQEQPEPPEAD comes from the coding sequence TTGATCACGATTGAAAAGTGGAACTACGAGGTGATCGAGGATCATCGCGGAGGGTTTCAGGAAGAAGCAATCCAGAACAGGTACAGCGATATTCTGGCCAAATATGATTACATCCTGGGCGACTGGGGATACGGACAGCTTCGCCTGAAGGGGTTTTTTGAGGATAGCAATAACAAGGCAAGCTATGATACGAAGATCAGCACGCTCCAGGATTATTTATACGAATACTGCAATTTCGGATGCTCTTATTTCGTCTTGAAAAAGGCTGGGAAAGCGCCGGAACCAGAAGTGCAGGAACAACCGGAACCCCCCGAGGCGGATTGA
- a CDS encoding metallophosphatase: MSETIHIYHTNDLHSHFAHWPRIQSFLTERRRWHEEAGDICLVLDIGDHVDRSHPFTEGTAGKGNVQLLNEAGYDAVTIGNNEGITLSKAELDELYVQADFSVVVANLVNLDGRQPEWASPSQIIETTDGTKIGLIAATAEFTPFYRRLGWEVTSGREAIKREAAKMRHSVDFLICMSHLGIREDELLAAECPELDIILGAHTHHLFHQGKEIGGTLLGAAGKFGYYIGHIEIDIASRKMTAEVVETDQLPEADEGFNEHLVGVGKQQMAETVFFNEHHLKAEWFKPSTMAELFGDALVSFASADCGLFNAGIFMEDMPRGK; encoded by the coding sequence ATGAGTGAAACCATCCATATTTATCATACAAACGATTTGCATAGCCATTTTGCACATTGGCCCCGCATCCAATCCTTCCTGACGGAGCGCAGGCGCTGGCACGAGGAAGCGGGGGATATATGTTTAGTGCTTGATATCGGCGACCACGTTGACCGCTCCCATCCTTTCACCGAAGGAACGGCTGGTAAAGGCAATGTCCAGCTGCTCAATGAAGCGGGCTACGATGCCGTCACTATCGGCAATAATGAAGGCATCACCCTATCCAAAGCGGAGCTGGACGAATTATATGTGCAGGCTGATTTTTCCGTCGTGGTCGCTAATCTAGTGAATCTGGACGGCAGGCAACCGGAGTGGGCAAGCCCGAGCCAAATCATCGAGACGACAGATGGCACGAAAATCGGGCTGATCGCTGCAACAGCCGAATTCACCCCGTTTTATCGGCGCCTGGGCTGGGAAGTGACGAGTGGCCGGGAAGCCATCAAACGGGAAGCGGCCAAAATGCGCCACTCGGTCGATTTCCTCATCTGCATGTCCCATCTTGGAATCAGGGAGGATGAGCTGTTGGCAGCGGAATGTCCCGAACTCGACATCATCCTCGGGGCCCATACCCATCACCTCTTTCACCAAGGAAAAGAAATCGGTGGAACATTGCTCGGTGCTGCCGGAAAGTTCGGCTATTATATCGGCCATATTGAAATCGATATAGCGTCACGCAAGATGACGGCGGAAGTGGTCGAGACCGATCAGCTGCCTGAAGCCGATGAAGGGTTCAATGAACACTTGGTTGGCGTCGGCAAGCAACAAATGGCTGAAACCGTATTTTTTAACGAACATCATTTGAAAGCTGAATGGTTCAAGCCTTCTACGATGGCAGAGCTGTTTGGCGATGCACTGGTTTCCTTCGCATCGGCGGATTGCGGGTTGTTCAATGCCGGGATATTCATGGAGGATATGCCCCGGGGGAAATGA
- a CDS encoding MetS family NSS transporter small subunit: MSVSAIVVMIIGMILLWGGLAASIFHAVRSSKTTKAEDLG; the protein is encoded by the coding sequence ATGTCAGTTAGCGCGATTGTAGTCATGATTATCGGTATGATCCTCCTCTGGGGAGGGCTTGCAGCGAGCATTTTCCATGCTGTGAGATCGAGCAAAACAACCAAAGCAGAAGACTTAGGATGA